A window of Streptomyces sp. SAI-127 contains these coding sequences:
- a CDS encoding chorismate synthase — translation MTAVSIRTVQDVAGLGAVSAYFGEVWRTPRTAPPYPAEVLHSLVHAGGAVHAAYDGERLAGACVAVFGPPGSGEVYSLVAAAEPGLGPLVKQAQRDWALGLGARTMRWTFDPLVARNARFNLAKLGAVGTEYVVDFYGPMRDGVNDGDESDRLTVTWDLVSPGALVGPYDPGERGAAPATHRAPDGATLARRDLADLHVWCRVPDDVVKLRAADPALALRWRRAVREVFTEAFGQGFRATGMSRDGWYTLTRENDEEGTV, via the coding sequence ATGACCGCAGTGAGTATCCGTACCGTCCAGGACGTCGCCGGCCTCGGTGCCGTCAGCGCGTACTTCGGCGAGGTGTGGCGGACCCCGCGCACGGCCCCGCCCTATCCGGCCGAGGTGCTGCACAGCCTGGTCCACGCGGGCGGCGCGGTGCACGCCGCGTACGACGGGGAGCGCCTCGCCGGGGCCTGTGTCGCCGTGTTCGGGCCGCCTGGCTCGGGGGAGGTCTACTCCCTGGTCGCCGCCGCGGAGCCCGGGCTCGGGCCGCTGGTGAAGCAGGCGCAGCGGGACTGGGCGCTCGGCCTCGGCGCCCGCACCATGCGCTGGACCTTCGACCCGCTGGTCGCCCGCAACGCCCGCTTCAACCTGGCCAAGCTGGGCGCGGTGGGCACCGAGTACGTCGTCGACTTCTACGGCCCCATGAGGGACGGCGTGAACGACGGTGACGAGAGCGACCGGCTGACGGTGACCTGGGATCTGGTGTCGCCAGGCGCCCTCGTTGGGCCGTACGACCCGGGGGAGCGCGGGGCCGCGCCCGCCACCCACCGTGCCCCCGACGGAGCGACCCTCGCCCGCCGCGACCTCGCCGACCTGCACGTCTGGTGCCGGGTCCCGGACGACGTCGTCAAGCTGCGGGCCGCCGACCCGGCGCTCGCGCTGCGCTGGCGGCGGGCCGTGCGCGAGGTGTTCACGGAGGCCTTCGGCCAGGGGTTCCGGGCGACCGGGATGTCCCGCGACGGCTGGTACACGCTCACCCGCGAGAACGACGAGGAAGGCACCGTATGA
- a CDS encoding helix-turn-helix domain-containing protein: MDACTLGDLLDAVGGTSVRLHTAPAGLAVPVTEALLHDAHAPLPQVPGALLLAVGVRAAAAGPLVRAAAEAGMTGLVVRGPDGPTAEAETYGVALLSVAEDTAWHRAHLLLASAIGARPVPATGGHGDLFALADAIAAATGGATAVEDPRQRILAYSTVPGQPVDEDRRQGILGLQVPADVENTEQYRMLFAADGPLRLPAVGDGTLPRLAVAVRAGGETLGSVWVVDDGTLAADAEETLVQGASTAALLLLRARAAQELARHQNSDLLRRVLEGTADAATSAVGLGVEGPVRVAAFVLDAAGLPDAEQTGLRLLDVVRLQCAARYGRHACVLLDGVVYALLPAPGARHRRLAEDIVARAGQSLRVPVRAGLGEVVAGLGEVTGSRADADLVLRVLGPSLPVATIDEVRPRGTLLRLAEVLGEKRELTAGSWRRVLAYDGEHGTDYARTLVCWFDAGCDMAEAARLLAVHPNTCRYRLKQVRKQVGIDLDDPDERLVLWLQLRVLAGLGPTAAAG, from the coding sequence ATGGACGCCTGCACTCTCGGGGACCTTCTGGACGCCGTCGGCGGTACGTCCGTACGTCTGCACACCGCACCCGCCGGGCTCGCCGTCCCGGTCACGGAGGCGCTCCTCCACGACGCCCACGCCCCGCTCCCCCAGGTGCCTGGCGCGCTGCTGCTGGCGGTCGGTGTGCGGGCGGCCGCGGCCGGACCGCTGGTGAGGGCGGCCGCGGAGGCCGGGATGACCGGCCTGGTGGTGCGCGGTCCGGACGGGCCGACGGCCGAGGCGGAGACGTACGGCGTGGCGCTGCTGTCCGTCGCCGAGGACACGGCCTGGCACCGGGCGCATCTGCTGCTGGCCTCGGCGATCGGTGCGCGGCCGGTTCCGGCCACGGGCGGCCACGGCGACCTCTTCGCGCTCGCCGACGCCATCGCGGCGGCGACCGGCGGGGCGACGGCCGTGGAGGACCCGCGGCAGCGGATCCTCGCCTACTCCACGGTCCCCGGCCAACCGGTCGACGAGGACCGCCGCCAGGGCATCCTGGGCCTCCAGGTACCGGCAGACGTGGAGAACACCGAGCAGTACCGGATGCTGTTCGCGGCCGACGGCCCGTTGCGACTGCCCGCGGTGGGCGACGGCACCCTGCCGCGCCTCGCGGTCGCCGTCCGGGCCGGCGGGGAGACTCTCGGCTCGGTGTGGGTCGTCGACGACGGCACGCTCGCGGCGGACGCGGAGGAGACGCTCGTCCAGGGGGCGTCGACGGCCGCACTGCTGCTCCTGCGGGCGCGGGCGGCACAGGAGTTGGCCCGGCACCAGAACAGCGATCTGCTGCGGCGGGTGCTGGAGGGGACGGCGGACGCGGCGACGTCCGCCGTGGGGCTGGGAGTCGAGGGCCCGGTACGGGTGGCCGCCTTCGTCCTGGACGCGGCCGGCCTTCCGGACGCCGAACAGACCGGGCTACGGCTGCTGGACGTCGTACGGCTGCAGTGCGCAGCGCGGTACGGGCGGCATGCGTGTGTGCTGCTCGACGGGGTGGTGTACGCGCTGTTGCCGGCGCCCGGGGCTCGCCACCGGCGGCTGGCGGAGGACATCGTCGCGCGAGCGGGGCAGTCGCTGCGGGTGCCGGTGCGGGCGGGGCTGGGTGAGGTGGTGGCGGGGCTCGGGGAGGTGACCGGGTCGCGGGCGGACGCCGATCTCGTGTTGCGGGTGCTCGGGCCCTCGCTGCCGGTGGCGACGATCGACGAGGTGCGGCCGCGGGGGACGCTGCTGCGGCTTGCCGAAGTACTCGGTGAGAAGCGGGAGTTGACCGCCGGATCCTGGCGGCGGGTACTGGCGTACGACGGCGAGCACGGCACCGACTACGCCCGCACGCTGGTCTGTTGGTTCGACGCGGGGTGCGACATGGCGGAGGCGGCGAGGCTGCTGGCCGTGCATCCGAACACGTGCCGCTATCGGCTGAAGCAGGTACGGAAGCAGGTCGGGATCGACCTGGACGATCCCGACGAACGGCTGGTGCTGTGGCTGCAGTTGAGGGTGCTGGCGGGTCTCGGGCCGACGGCGGCTGCCGGTTGA
- a CDS encoding AAA family ATPase — MRGVVLVTGVMAAGKSTVAQALAELLPRAAHVRGDVFRRMIVSGRAEYLPGASGEASAQLRLRYRLSAATADAYVEAGFTAVVQDVVLGEDLTAYVGLVRTRPLYVVVLAPDAGTVAAREAGRAKTGYDGEAWTIPELDEALRTSTPRIGLWLDTSALTPTQTVEAILAGRERARVL, encoded by the coding sequence ATGCGCGGGGTCGTGCTGGTCACCGGTGTGATGGCGGCCGGGAAGTCGACGGTGGCGCAAGCGCTGGCCGAGCTGTTGCCGAGGGCGGCGCATGTCCGGGGGGACGTGTTCCGGCGGATGATCGTGTCGGGGCGTGCGGAGTACCTGCCCGGCGCCTCCGGAGAGGCCTCGGCTCAACTCCGTCTGCGGTACCGGTTGTCGGCCGCGACGGCGGACGCGTACGTCGAGGCCGGATTCACGGCCGTCGTACAGGACGTGGTGCTGGGCGAGGACCTGACGGCGTACGTCGGACTGGTCCGGACCCGGCCGCTGTACGTCGTCGTCCTGGCACCGGACGCCGGGACGGTGGCCGCCCGGGAGGCCGGCCGGGCGAAGACGGGCTACGACGGCGAGGCCTGGACGATCCCCGAGCTGGACGAGGCGCTGCGGACGTCGACTCCGCGGATCGGCCTGTGGCTGGACACCTCCGCACTGACCCCGACGCAGACGGTGGAGGCGATTCTCGCGGGGCGGGAACGCGCGAGGGTGCTCTGA
- a CDS encoding helix-turn-helix domain-containing protein, whose product MTAETSQTLDRGLRVLKLLADTDHGLTVTELSSKLGVNRTVVYRLLATLEQHALVRRDLGGRARVGLGVLRLGRQVHPLVREAALPALRSLAEDIGATAHLTLVDGTDALAVAVVEPTWTDYHVAYRAGFRHPLDRGAAGRAILAARQQGFGEPGYMLTHGELEAGASGAAAPLLGVTGVEGSVGVVMLADAVPERVGPRVVDAAREVAEALR is encoded by the coding sequence GTGACCGCGGAGACCTCTCAGACGCTTGACCGGGGACTGCGTGTCCTCAAGCTCCTGGCCGACACGGACCACGGGCTCACCGTCACCGAGCTTTCCAGCAAACTGGGTGTGAACCGGACCGTGGTGTACCGGTTGCTGGCCACGCTGGAGCAGCACGCCCTCGTTCGGCGTGATCTGGGCGGGCGTGCCCGGGTGGGGCTGGGAGTGCTGCGACTCGGGCGGCAGGTGCATCCACTGGTACGGGAGGCCGCGCTGCCCGCACTGCGTTCGCTCGCGGAGGACATCGGGGCGACGGCACACCTCACCTTGGTGGACGGAACCGACGCGCTGGCCGTGGCCGTCGTGGAGCCCACGTGGACGGACTATCACGTGGCGTATCGGGCGGGGTTCCGGCATCCGCTGGACCGTGGGGCTGCGGGGCGGGCGATTCTCGCGGCTCGGCAGCAGGGGTTCGGGGAGCCGGGGTACATGCTGACGCACGGCGAGCTGGAGGCCGGGGCCAGTGGGGCGGCCGCTCCTCTGCTCGGGGTCACCGGGGTCGAGGGCAGTGTGGGGGTCGTGATGCTGGCCGACGCGGTGCCGGAGCGGGTGGGGCCGCGTGTGGTGGACGCGGCACGGGAGGTCGCGGAGGCGCTGCGCTGA
- a CDS encoding MFS transporter, with translation MAVLEPRDAGVTDDPEVLSVDEVGEGVLGRSYRALSIGIVSVVLLIAFEATAVGTAMPVAARELDGVALYAFAFSGYFTTSLFGMVLAGQWADRRGPLGALAAGIAGFGAGLLLSGTAGAMWQFILGRAVQGFGGGLVIVALYVVVGRAYPERLRPAIMAAFAAGWVVPSIVGPLAAGAVTEHLGWRWVFVGIPVLVVFPLVLALPQIRRRASGPVDDDKGQAAFDRRRIRLALGISLGAGLLQYAAQDLRPLSLLPGLAGAALLVPAVLGLLPRGTYRAARGLPSVVLLRGVAAGSFVAAESFVPLMLVTQRGLSPTLAGFSLAAGGGTWALGSWVQSRARVEPYRERLMTGGMVLVAAAIAAAPSVLIHSVPVWTVAAAWGFGCFGMGLVISSTSVLLLHLSAPEEAGTNSASLQISDGLSNAVLLAAGGAAFAALGGGTVSHTATEASGSHPAAFAVVFLPMAGVALVGAWVTTRLRLD, from the coding sequence ATGGCAGTTCTGGAACCGCGTGACGCCGGTGTCACCGACGACCCTGAGGTCCTGTCCGTCGACGAGGTGGGGGAGGGGGTGCTGGGGCGTTCGTACCGGGCGCTGAGTATCGGCATCGTGTCCGTCGTGCTGCTCATCGCGTTCGAGGCCACCGCTGTCGGGACCGCCATGCCGGTTGCCGCGCGGGAGTTGGACGGGGTCGCGCTCTATGCGTTCGCGTTCTCCGGGTACTTCACGACCAGCCTGTTCGGGATGGTGCTGGCCGGGCAGTGGGCGGATCGGCGGGGGCCGCTCGGGGCGTTGGCCGCCGGGATCGCCGGCTTCGGTGCCGGGCTGCTGTTGTCCGGGACGGCCGGCGCGATGTGGCAGTTCATTCTCGGGCGGGCCGTGCAGGGGTTCGGGGGCGGGCTGGTCATCGTTGCGCTGTATGTCGTCGTCGGGCGGGCCTATCCGGAGCGGCTGCGGCCCGCGATCATGGCGGCGTTCGCGGCGGGCTGGGTCGTGCCCTCGATCGTGGGGCCGCTCGCGGCCGGGGCCGTGACCGAGCACCTCGGGTGGCGGTGGGTGTTCGTCGGGATTCCGGTGCTGGTGGTCTTTCCGCTGGTGCTCGCCCTGCCGCAGATACGGCGGCGGGCGTCCGGGCCGGTCGACGACGACAAAGGGCAGGCCGCCTTCGACCGTCGCCGCATCCGGCTCGCCCTTGGGATCTCCCTCGGCGCCGGGCTCCTCCAGTACGCCGCCCAGGATCTGCGTCCGCTCTCCCTGCTCCCCGGCCTCGCGGGCGCCGCGCTGCTCGTGCCGGCCGTGCTCGGGCTGCTCCCGCGCGGGACGTACCGGGCGGCGCGCGGGCTGCCCTCCGTCGTGCTGTTGCGCGGGGTCGCCGCGGGGTCCTTCGTCGCCGCCGAGTCCTTCGTGCCGTTGATGCTGGTCACCCAGCGGGGGTTGTCGCCGACGCTGGCCGGGTTCTCGCTCGCGGCGGGCGGCGGCACGTGGGCGCTGGGGTCGTGGGTGCAGTCGCGGGCACGGGTGGAGCCGTACCGGGAACGGCTGATGACCGGGGGGATGGTGCTGGTCGCGGCCGCGATCGCCGCCGCGCCGAGTGTGCTGATCCACTCCGTGCCCGTCTGGACCGTCGCCGCCGCCTGGGGCTTCGGCTGCTTCGGCATGGGGCTGGTGATCTCCTCCACCAGTGTGCTTCTGCTGCATCTCTCCGCCCCCGAGGAGGCCGGCACCAACTCCGCCTCCCTCCAGATCTCCGACGGCCTCTCCAACGCCGTCCTGCTGGCGGCGGGGGGCGCGGCCTTCGCGGCGCTGGGCGGCGGCACGGTGAGCCATACGGCGACGGAGGCGTCCGGCTCCCATCCGGCCGCGTTCGCCGTGGTGTTCCTGCCGATGGCGGGGGTGGCGTTGGTAGGGGCGTGGGTGACGACCCGGTTGAGGCTCGACTGA
- a CDS encoding DEAD/DEAH box helicase, whose translation MTTTAASSHHLSPAFPGRAPWGTASKLRAWQQGALDKYVQEQPRDFLAVATPGAGKTTFALTLASWLLHHHVVQQVTVVAPTEHLKKQWAEAAARIGIKLDPEYSAGPLGKDYHGVAVTYAGVGVRPMLHRNRVEQRKTLVILDEIHHAGDSKSWGEACLEAFEPATRRLALTGTPFRSDTNPIPFVAYEEGNDGIRRSAADYTYGYGNALADHVVRPVIFLSYSGNMRWRTKAGDEIAARLGEPMTKDAISQAWRTALDPRGEWMPSVLRAADQRLTEVRKGIPDAGALVIASDQDSARAYAKLIREITGNKATLVLSDDAGASKRIDDFSASNDRWMVAVRMVSEGVDVPRLAVGVYATTISTPLFFAQAVGRFVRSRRRGETASVFLPTVPDLLTFANEMEVERDHALDKPKKEGEEDPYAESEKEMEEANKEEDEDTGEQEQFAFEALESEAVFDRVLYDGAEFGMQAHPGSEEEQDYLGIPGLLEPDQVQLLLQKRQARQIAHSRKKPDAEADLLELPAERRPVVSHKEMMELRKQLNTMVSAYVHQSGKPHGVIHTELRRVCGGPPSAEATAGQLRQRIAKVQEWATRMR comes from the coding sequence GTGACTACCACCGCCGCCTCCTCCCACCACCTTTCCCCCGCCTTCCCCGGCCGCGCCCCCTGGGGTACCGCCAGCAAACTGCGTGCCTGGCAGCAAGGGGCGTTGGACAAGTACGTCCAGGAGCAGCCGCGTGACTTCCTGGCCGTCGCGACGCCCGGCGCGGGCAAGACGACCTTCGCCCTCACCCTCGCCTCCTGGCTGCTGCACCACCATGTCGTGCAGCAGGTGACGGTCGTCGCGCCGACCGAGCATCTGAAGAAGCAGTGGGCCGAGGCGGCGGCGCGGATAGGGATCAAGCTCGATCCCGAGTACAGCGCCGGACCGCTCGGCAAGGACTACCACGGCGTCGCCGTCACCTATGCGGGCGTGGGCGTACGGCCCATGCTCCATCGCAACCGGGTCGAGCAGCGCAAGACCCTCGTCATCCTCGACGAGATCCACCACGCCGGTGACTCCAAGTCCTGGGGCGAGGCGTGCCTGGAGGCCTTCGAGCCCGCCACCCGCCGGCTCGCGCTCACCGGTACGCCCTTCAGGTCCGACACCAACCCCATCCCCTTCGTGGCGTACGAGGAGGGCAACGACGGCATCCGGCGGTCGGCCGCCGACTACACCTACGGGTACGGGAACGCCCTGGCCGACCATGTCGTGCGGCCCGTCATCTTCCTCTCCTACAGCGGCAACATGCGCTGGCGGACCAAGGCGGGCGACGAGATCGCCGCCCGGCTCGGCGAACCCATGACCAAGGACGCGATCAGCCAGGCCTGGCGTACGGCGCTGGATCCGCGCGGCGAGTGGATGCCGAGCGTGCTGCGCGCCGCCGACCAGCGGCTCACCGAGGTCAGGAAGGGCATCCCGGACGCCGGTGCCCTCGTCATCGCCTCCGACCAGGACTCCGCGCGCGCGTACGCCAAGCTGATCCGCGAGATCACGGGCAACAAGGCGACCCTCGTCCTGTCCGACGACGCCGGCGCGTCCAAGCGGATCGACGACTTCAGTGCGAGCAACGACCGGTGGATGGTCGCCGTCCGCATGGTGTCCGAGGGCGTCGACGTGCCCCGGCTCGCCGTGGGCGTCTACGCCACCACCATCTCCACGCCGCTCTTCTTCGCCCAGGCCGTCGGCCGTTTCGTACGGTCCCGGCGGCGCGGCGAGACCGCCTCCGTCTTCCTCCCGACCGTCCCGGACCTCCTGACCTTCGCCAACGAGATGGAGGTGGAACGGGACCACGCCCTCGACAAGCCGAAGAAGGAGGGCGAGGAGGACCCCTACGCCGAGTCCGAGAAGGAGATGGAGGAGGCGAACAAGGAGGAGGACGAGGACACCGGCGAGCAGGAGCAGTTCGCCTTCGAGGCGCTGGAGTCCGAGGCCGTCTTCGACCGCGTCCTCTACGACGGTGCCGAGTTCGGCATGCAGGCGCACCCGGGCAGCGAGGAGGAGCAGGACTACCTCGGGATCCCCGGGCTCCTGGAGCCGGACCAGGTGCAACTGCTGCTCCAGAAGCGGCAGGCCCGGCAGATCGCGCACAGCCGTAAGAAGCCGGACGCCGAGGCGGACCTCCTCGAGCTGCCCGCCGAGCGGCGGCCCGTCGTCTCGCACAAGGAGATGATGGAGCTGCGCAAGCAGCTCAACACGATGGTGAGTGCCTACGTCCACCAGAGCGGCAAGCCGCACGGGGTGATCCACACCGAGCTGCGTCGGGTGTGCGGTGGACCGCCGAGCGCCGAGGCCACGGCCGGGCAGCTGCGGCAGCGGATCGCCAAGGTGCAGGAGTGGGCCACCCGGATGAGGTGA
- a CDS encoding FABP family protein: MFESAAEPPFPESDRVDREPAPHPLLEPVLGFLGVWRGRGRGGYPTLDGDFAYAQEVSFGHDGRPFLRYEARAWLLDGDGVPLRPAARESGWWRLQPDGRVEALVTQPTGITEILVGHAGEGAVDLSTHSVALTPTAKDVTATRRRYTLADGDSDTFTFVHDLAAVGQPLQHHLSATLRRAVGQSTPPTSSWNSSVQ, from the coding sequence GTGTTTGAGTCCGCGGCGGAGCCTCCCTTTCCCGAGAGCGACCGGGTGGACCGGGAACCGGCTCCGCACCCGCTGCTCGAGCCCGTGCTCGGGTTTCTGGGTGTGTGGCGGGGGCGGGGCCGAGGTGGGTATCCGACGCTCGACGGCGACTTCGCGTACGCGCAGGAGGTCAGCTTTGGTCACGACGGGCGTCCCTTCCTCCGGTACGAGGCCCGGGCCTGGCTGCTCGACGGTGACGGGGTGCCGTTGCGGCCCGCGGCCCGGGAGAGCGGGTGGTGGCGGCTTCAGCCGGACGGCCGGGTGGAGGCACTGGTCACCCAGCCCACCGGCATCACCGAGATCCTGGTCGGGCATGCGGGAGAGGGCGCGGTCGATCTCTCCACGCACTCCGTGGCCCTGACCCCCACCGCCAAGGACGTGACCGCCACCCGTCGCCGCTACACCCTGGCCGACGGCGACAGCGACACCTTCACGTTCGTCCACGACCTCGCGGCGGTCGGGCAGCCCCTGCAGCATCACCTCTCGGCGACCCTGCGCCGCGCGGTCGGTCAGAGCACCCCGCCCACCTCGTCCTGGAACAGCTCCGTCCAGTAG
- the menC gene encoding o-succinylbenzoate synthase, with protein sequence MKLERVEVVHVAIPLVSPFRTSFGTMTTKDTFLLHVVTDTAEGWSEFAADPQPRYCSEFVAGAELVLRDFLVPRVAALPTLTAALVGPAVSGIKGHELAKAALETAVLDAELRSYGMPLAVYLGAVRERVPAGVSVGIKDSVPELLDDVERYLAEGYVRIKLKIEPGWDVEPVRAVRERFGAALPLQVDANTAYTLADAEHLRRLDEFGLLLIEEPLDENNLYGHARLQSRIATPVCLDESLHNARDAAAAIAMDACRVVNIKPARVGGYLEARRIHDVARAHGVPVWCGGMLETGIGRAPNLALAALPGFTLPGDTSASARYFAEDITEPFVLVDGHLPVPRTPGIGVEPLPDVLRRFTRARRDLYGA encoded by the coding sequence ATGAAACTCGAACGCGTCGAGGTCGTCCATGTGGCGATCCCGCTCGTCAGCCCCTTCCGCACCTCCTTCGGCACGATGACGACGAAGGACACCTTCCTGCTGCACGTCGTCACGGACACCGCCGAGGGCTGGTCGGAGTTCGCCGCCGACCCGCAGCCGCGGTACTGCTCGGAGTTCGTGGCGGGCGCGGAGCTCGTGCTGCGGGACTTCCTGGTGCCGAGGGTGGCGGCACTGCCCACGCTCACGGCAGCGCTGGTGGGGCCCGCCGTCAGCGGGATCAAGGGGCACGAGCTGGCGAAGGCGGCCCTGGAGACGGCCGTCCTCGACGCGGAGCTGCGCTCGTACGGCATGCCGCTGGCGGTGTATCTCGGCGCGGTGCGCGAGCGGGTGCCCGCGGGGGTGTCGGTGGGGATCAAGGACTCCGTGCCGGAGCTGCTGGACGACGTCGAGCGGTATCTCGCCGAGGGGTACGTCCGGATCAAGCTGAAGATCGAACCCGGCTGGGACGTCGAGCCGGTACGGGCCGTGCGCGAGCGCTTCGGCGCCGCACTGCCCCTCCAGGTCGACGCCAACACCGCGTACACCCTCGCGGACGCGGAACACCTGCGGCGGCTCGACGAGTTCGGGCTGCTGCTGATCGAGGAGCCGCTGGACGAGAACAACCTGTACGGCCACGCGCGCCTGCAGAGCCGTATCGCCACTCCTGTCTGCCTCGACGAGTCCCTGCACAACGCCCGGGACGCCGCCGCCGCGATCGCGATGGACGCGTGCCGGGTCGTGAACATCAAGCCCGCGCGCGTGGGCGGCTATCTGGAGGCCCGCCGCATCCACGACGTGGCCCGCGCGCACGGCGTGCCGGTGTGGTGCGGCGGCATGCTGGAGACGGGAATCGGCCGCGCCCCGAACCTCGCCCTGGCCGCCCTGCCCGGCTTCACGCTCCCCGGCGACACCTCGGCCTCCGCCCGCTATTTCGCCGAGGACATCACCGAGCCGTTCGTCCTGGTGGACGGCCACCTGCCGGTTCCGCGGACGCCCGGCATCGGCGTCGAACCGCTGCCGGACGTCCTACGGCGCTTCACGCGCGCGAGGCGGGACCTGTACGGGGCCTGA
- a CDS encoding CHAT domain-containing protein: protein MELSLQLESALAEARALPGFEDFLSHPEPEALIGVADRGPVVVINVSGWRCDALLLRPEGVVVRELPELTESDVARHVGEYLEVLSGLDAPMHHLHQAELRFDAGERSPEVFREVTDARNACVRALHAIESMLLSLTEWMWDVIAEPVLSALGLGAATPGDNDPPRLWWCPTGLLGLLPLHAAGRAGDGVLDRVVSSFTPTLRALAEARRQPADGSDARLLLVTASEVPDAPALLDVHRERAFLTDLFTGRHTLLDAEEAVVERVRAELPRHRWVHFSCHGAQDLLQPSQGGLLLTDGRLTVGDIGTGHFRSEFAFLSACQTATGGLFLPDEAITLTAALHYAGYRHVIGTLWSVHDQVAAEVTEAVYADLTAAGVFDPARSARALHRATTELRARTALSAWVPFIHTGP, encoded by the coding sequence ATGGAGCTGTCGCTCCAACTGGAATCGGCGTTGGCCGAGGCGCGTGCCCTCCCGGGGTTCGAGGACTTCCTCTCGCATCCGGAACCCGAAGCACTCATCGGAGTGGCGGACCGCGGGCCCGTGGTCGTGATCAATGTCAGCGGCTGGCGCTGCGACGCGCTCCTGCTCCGGCCGGAGGGCGTTGTCGTCCGCGAATTGCCGGAACTGACCGAGTCGGATGTGGCTCGCCACGTCGGCGAATACCTCGAAGTGCTCAGTGGGCTCGACGCGCCGATGCACCACCTCCATCAGGCAGAACTCCGGTTCGACGCGGGCGAGCGGTCCCCTGAGGTGTTCCGTGAAGTCACCGACGCCCGCAATGCCTGCGTCCGAGCACTGCACGCGATCGAGAGCATGCTCCTCTCCCTGACCGAGTGGATGTGGGACGTGATCGCCGAACCGGTGCTGTCGGCCCTCGGCCTCGGTGCCGCCACGCCGGGCGACAACGATCCTCCCCGTCTGTGGTGGTGTCCCACGGGGCTTCTCGGGCTGCTGCCGCTGCACGCCGCGGGCCGAGCCGGGGACGGAGTGCTCGACCGGGTCGTCTCCTCTTTCACGCCCACGCTGCGCGCCCTGGCCGAGGCACGCCGGCAACCGGCGGACGGGTCCGACGCCAGGCTGCTGCTCGTCACGGCGAGCGAAGTCCCGGACGCTCCCGCACTGCTGGACGTGCACCGCGAACGCGCCTTTCTCACCGATCTGTTCACCGGACGCCACACGCTCCTCGACGCCGAGGAGGCCGTCGTGGAACGTGTCAGGGCCGAACTCCCCCGGCATCGATGGGTCCACTTCAGCTGCCACGGAGCCCAGGACCTGCTCCAGCCCTCGCAGGGTGGACTGCTGCTCACCGACGGACGTCTCACCGTCGGTGACATCGGCACGGGACACTTCCGGAGCGAGTTCGCGTTCCTCTCCGCGTGCCAGACAGCGACCGGCGGGCTGTTCCTGCCCGACGAGGCCATCACCCTGACCGCCGCACTGCACTACGCCGGCTACCGCCACGTCATCGGTACTCTCTGGTCAGTCCACGACCAGGTCGCCGCCGAGGTGACCGAGGCGGTGTACGCCGACCTGACCGCCGCAGGCGTCTTCGATCCGGCACGATCGGCACGGGCTCTTCATCGTGCGACCACCGAACTGCGCGCCAGGACCGCATTGAGCGCGTGGGTGCCGTTCATCCACACCGGACCATGA
- a CDS encoding SUKH-4 family immunity protein — translation MSTTDAAVAAIRLTEDELHPYISHVSTRRWLSGPGLPVDSDLFTFEELRREGLRTVADATAESGGRLSQELCDQLVIGGLTDLHGRERESVLLDGVTGEVSTTAFFPARPDLMDRTPLAPSLPTLVRFATATDELTEVRGQFAAYAGRFGPTAVEEATRQLLTVFEEGTGGEVPTFWKIAALIRPLALVAGPGTASGLALDLPPRLLDQEFGRSHVVRFEDIDFPSTLTHAPTRRFLAETGLPEDGVLFHTDPDAPLPTLAEHRADQLVALPPRAEHLIVLGHLIEDNTLVVDGETGAVLNWSEREATLHPLNTDISTLAFTLWLLHRERQIDESLAHELTNTLYVQVAKTMVRALSTIDPTGTTTDADWHYWTELFQDEVGGVL, via the coding sequence ATGAGCACGACCGATGCCGCCGTAGCGGCGATCAGACTGACCGAGGACGAACTGCATCCGTACATCTCACATGTGTCGACCCGCCGCTGGCTCAGCGGGCCCGGACTGCCCGTCGACAGCGACCTGTTCACCTTCGAGGAGCTGCGCCGGGAGGGCCTGCGGACGGTCGCGGACGCGACGGCCGAGTCCGGCGGCCGGCTCAGCCAGGAGCTGTGCGACCAGCTGGTGATAGGCGGACTGACGGATCTGCACGGCAGGGAGAGGGAGTCGGTCCTGCTCGACGGAGTCACGGGCGAGGTCTCGACCACGGCGTTCTTTCCCGCACGCCCGGACCTGATGGACCGCACCCCGCTGGCCCCCTCCCTCCCCACCCTGGTCCGCTTCGCGACCGCTACGGACGAACTGACGGAGGTACGCGGCCAGTTCGCGGCGTACGCCGGACGCTTCGGTCCTACGGCCGTGGAGGAGGCGACGCGTCAGCTGCTGACGGTGTTCGAGGAGGGCACGGGCGGCGAGGTGCCGACGTTCTGGAAGATCGCGGCCCTGATCCGTCCGCTGGCCCTGGTGGCGGGCCCGGGCACGGCGTCCGGCCTGGCCCTGGACCTCCCGCCGCGCCTTTTGGACCAGGAGTTCGGCCGCAGCCACGTCGTCCGCTTCGAGGACATCGACTTCCCGTCCACGCTCACGCACGCTCCGACCCGTCGCTTCCTGGCGGAGACGGGCCTGCCCGAGGACGGCGTCCTCTTCCACACCGACCCGGACGCCCCGCTGCCGACCCTCGCGGAGCACCGGGCCGACCAGCTGGTCGCCCTCCCGCCCCGCGCCGAACACCTGATCGTCCTCGGCCACCTGATCGAGGACAACACCCTGGTCGTCGACGGCGAGACGGGCGCGGTCCTGAACTGGAGCGAGCGGGAAGCGACCCTCCACCCCCTCAACACCGACATCTCCACCCTCGCCTTCACCCTCTGGCTCCTGCACCGGGAGCGCCAGATAGACGAGTCGCTCGCCCACGAGCTGACGAACACGCTGTACGTCCAGGTCGCCAAGACGATGGTCCGGGCCCTGTCCACCATCGACCCGACGGGCACGACGACGGACGCCGACTGGCACTACTGGACGGAGCTGTTCCAGGACGAGGTGGGCGGGGTGCTCTGA